The Acidobacteriota bacterium DNA window GGTGATGACCGTCAGTGGCGACTTCCCCAACGGCATCCGCTTCGAGGGGACGGAAGGCTGGATCTTCGTGTCGCGCGGCAGCGAGACGGTCACGGCCAGCGACCCCGTCGCGAAGCTGAAGGACACGCAGGCCCTCGCGGCCAGCGATCCGCGCATCCTGGAGTCGACGATCGGCGAGGATGGCATCCGGCTGTACGTCAGCGACGACCACCACGGCAACTGGCTGGCGTGCATCCGCACGCGGCAGCTGCCGATCGCGCCCGTCGAAGTCGCCCACCGCGCGTGCAGCGCGTGCCTCCTCCACCACATCGCGATGAAGCTGCCCCGTCGCCTGCACTGGGATCCCGTAAGGGAACGATTCCGGAATGACGACGAGGCCAACGCGATGCTGTCGCGCCCCCGGCGCGAGCCGTATGGGTTGTCGACCTGACCGACGAACGGGCTGAGGCCCGTTCGCTCCATCCTCTCCTCATCCCAGGAATGCGCGTATCTGGGCGAGGATGAGCCAGCCGCCGAAGAAGCCGTAGAACGCGGTCGCGATGACGAGCATCACGAGGCGAATCCCGCCGATGCGCAGGGGCGCCGGGAGGCCGCGCAGGTTCAACCGGATGAGCAGCACGCCGTAAACGACCATCACGAGGCCGTTGAGGCACGCCGATGTCATGAGCAGCACCAGCGGCTGCTGCATGCCGCTCAGCAGGATGAACGACCCCGACACCACGCCCGCCCACACCGCATAGAAGTAGAGCCGGCTCTCGCTCCACACCTCGTTGCCCTGCAGATACACGGTGCGCAGGATGTCGGCGACGATCCGCGCGATGTAGTCGACGGTGCCCAGGGCCACGAGCACCAGCGACATCGCGCCGAACACCCAGAAGAACTTGCCGAACCACGGCGCGACCACCCGCTGGAGTACTTCGCCTTCCGCCTTGATGAACGCGAGATTGGCCTGCTCGGCGATCTGCTGACCGGGGATGGTCGAGTGCGCGAGCAACGAGAACGTCACGATCGAGAAGATGCAGATGAACCAGAAGCTCACCAGCTGCTCGGTGTTGGCGCGACGCCACCACACGCGGAAGCGCGCGAGGTTCGCCTCGTCGGTTCGCATCATCACGCCCGTGGTGGGCGCGGCCACGTCCTCACCCGTGATCGGCGAGACGATGCGCGGGATGTAGGCGCCCATGCCGAACCCCTTGTCGCGGATCCAGTTGCTCTGCGCGAGGTTGTTCACGCCGCCCGCTCCCGCGAACACGAGCGCACTCAGGAGCAGCGTGATCGGAATGGCCGACGAGTCTGGCAACTGGCCGATGTGCGTCACGGCCTGGGGCAGGTCCGCCCACGCAGAGGCGTCGATCGCCGAGACAATCGCAACGGCAAGGAACACGAGCGTGAGCCCCACCTTGAAGAACTGCGCGCGTTCGAGCGTCTGGTACACGACAGGCGACATCGTCAGGGCAACGCCGATCGCGATCATCACGCCCACCGTGATGTAGCCGACGTTGCCGCCGCCCATCAGGAACGTGAGGATGGTCACGCCCGTCGTCGCCCAGCCCGGCCACATGTTGGGCAGCAGCGTGAAGAAGCAGAAGATCCAGCCCCAGTGACGCCAGCGCCGCACGAAGCCGGCGATCGCCGTCTCTCCCGTGGCGAGCGTGTAGCGCTCGATCTCCATGTTGATGAAGTACTGGAGCGTGACGCTCGCCACGGCGGCCCAGAGGAACGCGGGGCCGACGGCAGCCGTGATGAACGGCCAGATGATGTACTCGCCGGAGCCCACGCCAAGGCCCGCGAGGATTACGCTCGGGCCCAGGATCTTGAAGAGTGGCAGCGGCTCGGGCATGTCGCGCACGGCCATCGGCGGCAGGCATCCCGCGTCGACGTATTGCTGGTCCGTCATGGCTCCCGCGCGCGGCGCCGCCCCCCCCTCGACCTCTTGCATCGCGAGATGGTATCCCACCCGATCGCCGTCCGCCGGGTGAAATCCGGCGGCTACACCTGTCATTCCCGGGTTGTCTGTTCGAGGAGGTGGACGATCGAGCGGTACGGGCGGCCTGTAGCGGAGGTCAGGGCCACTTCGCACATGCGGTTGGCCGAGACGTGGGCATCACACGCGGCGGCCCTGACGGCTTCCGCTTCGTGGCGTGTGGCAGACGCGGTGAGCTCCGGCACGATGAACCCGCGGTCGCCGGCAAACCCGCAGCACGCCGCGGCGTCGGGCAGCACGACATGGTCCGCGCACGCCTCGGCAAGCGTGACGAGATCCTCGACCCCGCCCATCTGCACGAGCGCGCACGTCGGGTGGACGGCCACCGACGCCGCCGGCGCCGTGACCACGAGGTGCGGCAGCAAGTCGGTACGCGCGAACTCGACGCTGTCGAGCACGCGCAGCCGGTCGAACCGCTCGCGATTGGTCTCGGTCAGCGCCGGCCGGCACCCGCGCAGGCCCTGCGTGCAGGAATTGGCGTCGATCACGATCGGCAGGCGCCCCTCCTCCGACCACGTCCAGCAGCGTTCGATCGCGTCGTTGGCCGCCTGTCGATGCCCGCCCACGAGCCCCTTCGACGAAAACGCCGTCCCGCAACACGTCCCATGCACGTCGTCCGGGATCCATACCGGACGGCCCGCGCGCGCCGCCACCGTGACGAGCGCGCGCTGCAACGACAACGCGTCGGCATCGCCCGGCGACGCGCCGAACAGTCGGCCCACGCACGCAGGCACGTACACCGCGGCCGCGCCCACGCGAGGTGTCCTCGGCAGGGCCGGTGCGGGCAGCGGCATCGCCGGTGTCCACTGCGGTACGTCACTGCCCCAGACTCGACGCGCCACACGCGTGAGCGCCGGCATCGCGCGCGGGCCGAGCACGCGCTGTACGCCATGCCCGACCGTCAGCGCCGCCTTCACGAGCGACTCCGCCAGCCCGAAGTGACGCGCGAGCGCACCGCCTGACTGCGCGGGCGTGTCATGCGGCACGGGGATCGCGCGCGGCCTGTTGCGCAGGCGCTTCACGAGCGTGCCTGTGTCGATCCCCACAGGACACGCCGTCGCGCACATGCCGTCGGCGGCGCATGTCGTCATGCCGTCGTATTCGTACGCCTCCCCCAACGCGTCGCGCGACCCTTCATCGTCGACCCGCGCCATCTCCCGGCGTACGACGATGCGCTGGCGGGGCGTGAGGGTGAGCTCGCGCGACGGACAGACGCGTTCGCAGAATCCGCACTCGACGCACGTGTCCACGACGTCTTCGACCGACGGCAGGGCCTTGAGGTCCGTGAGGTGCGCGCGAGGGTCGGCGTTCAGGATCACGCCTGGGTTGAGCAGCCCCTCCGGATCGGCCAGCGCCTTGAGCCGGCGCATCACGGCCAGCGCGTCGCCCCCCCACTCCGCCTCGACGAACGGCGCCATGTTGCGCCCCGTGCCGTGCTCGGCCTTGAGCGCACCGTCGTACTTCCCGACCACGAGTTCGACGACATCGTCCATGAAGCGCGCGTACTGATCGATGGCCACCGCATCGTTGAACGACTGCGTGATCACGAAGTGCAGGTTCCCGTCGCCCGCGTGCCCGAAGATGATGCCCTCCGGGTAGCCGTGCCGCGCGAACAACTCCTGCAGGTCGCGCACCGCATCGCCCAGGCACGCGATCGGGAACGCGACGTCCTCGATGATCACCGTCGTGCCGCTGCGCCGCACGGAGCCGACGGAGGGATACAACCCGTCGCGCACGCGCCACAACTTGCCGATCTGGCGCGGATCGTCGGTGAAGCCCGCCGGGTACATCAGGCCGTCGAGACGTTCGGCGAGCGGCTCGGCCACCGCGCGATAGTCAGCGAGCGCGTCAGGTGTTTCGGCCTGGAACTCCACGAGCAGGCCGGCCGCCGTGGGAGGCAGGTCGAGGAGTTCGGGCGGCACGCCGGGCTGGCGTTCCACAGCCCGCAATGACGCGCGGTCCATCAGTTCGAGGGCCTTCGCGCCAGCCGACTTGAGCACGGTGATGGCGGCACACGCCGCGTCGAGAGACCGGAACAGCAGGAGCGCCGTGCACTTGTATGGCAGGTCCGGGACGGTGTGCAGCACGGCCTCGGCGATGAACGCGAGCGTCCCCTCGGATCCGATCAGCAGGTGGCTGAAGACGTCCACGGGCCGCGCGTGATCGAGGAACGCGTTGAGGCCGTACCCCGTGGTGTTCTTCATCCGGTACTTGGTCCGGATCCGCGCGGCGAGCGCGGGGTTGGCCTCGATCGCCGCCTTGAGCTCCAGCACACCTTCGGCCAGCGCGGGCGCCGCTCGCCTGAACTGCGCGTCGGCATCCGGCAGCGCCGTGTCGATGCGCACGCCGGACGGGAGCACGAAGACGATCGAGTCGAGCGTGTGATACGCGTTCTGCGCCACGCCGCAGCACTTGCCGGACGCGTTGTTGGCGAGGATGCCGCCGAGCGCGCACGCCTGGAGGCTTGCCGGATCGGGACCGATCTTCCTGCCGAACCGCCGCAGGGCGAGGTTGGCTTCGCCGCCGAGCACGCCCGGCTGCACGCGCACGCGCGCGCCTTCGTCGAGCACGTCGATGCGACGCCAGTGACGCTTCACCTCGACGAGCAGTCCCGCTGTGACCGCCTGTCCGGACAGGCTCGTGCCAGACGCGCGGAACGTGATCGGGATGCGCAGGTCGTGCGACAGCCGGAAGAGCGCCGCGATCTCGTCGATGCCATCGGCGAGCACGACGGCTCGCGGCACCGGGCGGTAGAAGCTCGCGTCGGACGCCCACGCCGCGAGGTCGATCGGGCGTGTCAGCACACGCTCACGCGACACGATTGCGTCGAGGCGCGCGCGGAGCGTCGCCGCGTCGATGGTGGGCCCGTCCGCCACGTCAGTGCGAATGGCGGGGCACGGCGGACCCGCTGCCACCCTCGAGGAAGTCCATGTCCGCGCCCTTGTCGGCCTGCGTCACGTGTTCGAGGTACAGCTTCACGTATCCGCGCGTGGCGCTCGGTGTCGGCGGCCGCCACTCCGCACGCCGCCGCGCCAGCTCGTCCTCGTCGACGCGCAGCGACAGCCGGCGCGCCGGCACGTCGAGCTCGATGAGGTCGCCGGTGCGGACGAGCGCGAGCGGGCCACCGATGGCCGCCTCCGGCGCGACGTGCAGCACCACGGTGCCGTAGGCGGTGCCCGACATCCGCGCGTCCGAGATGCGCACCATGTCGGTCACACCCTGCCGCAGCAGCTTCGGCGGCAGGGGCATGTTCCCGACTTCCGGCATGCCCGGATAGCCGCGCGGGCCGCACAGCTTGAGGACGAGCACGCTGTCGGCGTCGACGTCGAGCTCAGGATCGTCGAGTCGCGCGTAGAGGTCGTCGATGTCCTCGAACACGACGGCACGTCCCGTGTGCTGCAACAGGTGCGCGCTCGCGGCGGCGGGCTTGATGATCGCGCCGTCGGGCGCAAGGTTGCCCTTCAGCACGGCGATGCCGCTGTCGGGCACCACCGGCTCCTCTCGCGGACGGATGACGTCGCGGTTGTAGCAGGGCGCATCGGCAATGAGTTCGCCCATCGTGCGTCCCGTCACCGTGATCGCGTCGCGGTGAATCAGGTCGCCGAGTTCGCGCAGCACGGTGGGCAGGCCCCCCGCGTAGTAGAAGTCCTCCATCAGGAAGCGGCCCGACGGCATCAGATCGACGAGGCACGAGACGTCCCTGCCGAGGCGATCCCAATCGTCGAGCGAGAAGTCGATGCCGACGCGGCCGGCGATCGCGAGAAGGTGGATCACGGCGTTGGTGGATCCGCCGACGGCGTTCACCGCACGCACGGCGTTCTCGAACGCGTTGCGCGTGAGGATGGTCGACAGCCGCAGGTCCTCCTCGACCATCGCCACGATGCGGTTGCCCGTGAGATGCGCGAGTCGCGAGCGCCGCGCGTCGACGGCGGGGATCGCCGCATTGGTCGGCAGCGCGATGCCCAGCGCCTCCACCAGGCACGCCATTGTCGAGGCCGTGCCCATCGTCATGCAGTGCCCCGGCGAGCGACTCATCCCGGCCTCGGCTTCACGGAAGTCCTCGGGCGACATCTGGCCGCAGCGCATCTCCTCGCTGAACTTCCAGACGTGCGTGCCTGACCCGATGTCCTGGCCGCGGAACTTCCCGTTCAGCATCGGTCCGCCAGAGAGCACGATGGTCGGCAGGTCCACGCTCGCCGCTCCCATCACGCACGCGGGCGTCGTCTTGTCGCAGCCGACGAGCAGCACCACGCCGTCGATCGGATTGGCGCGGATCGACTCCTCGACGTCCATGCTGGCGAGGTTGCGGAACAGCATCGCCGTCGGGCGGAGCTGCGTCTCGCCGAGCGACATCACGGGGAACTCGAGCGGGAAGCCGCCGGCTTCATAGACGCCGTGCTTGACGTGCTCGGCCAGGTCGCGCAGGTGCGCGTTGCAGGGCGTGAGCTCGGACCACGTGTTGCAGATGCCGATGATCGGCCGTCCGTCGAACACGTGATCGGGGTGTCCCTGGTTCTTCATCCAGCTCCGATGGATGAAGGTGTTCTTGTCGATCCCCGAATACCACGCGGCGCTGCGCCGCTGCCGCTTCACGCCTGACATGAGAGCTCCAAACAGAATTTCCCGGGCCGAGGGGTAGGGCCGGCTCTCCGAGCCCGGCCCGCGACTGTTCTACAGCAACGCGCCGGCGATGGTGGCGGTGACGAAATTGGCGAGCGTGCCGGCCATCATCGCGCGGAAGCCGAGGCGGGCCAGGTCGCTGCGGCGCGAGGGCGCGAGCGCACCGATGCCGCCGACCTGCATGCCGATCGACGCGAAGTTGGCAAAGCCGCACAGGGCGAACGTGGCTATGGTGAACGACCGAGGATCGAGCGTGGCCTTGAGCGCGCCAAGTTGCGAATACGCGACGAACTCGTTCAGCACCATGCGCGTCCCGAGCAGGTTGCCGATGACTGGCGCGTCGTGCCACGGCACGCCCATGCTCCAGGCGATCGGCGCGAAGACCCAGCCGAAGATCTGCTGCAGGCTCAGCCCGCCGAGGCCAAGGATCGCGTTGACGAGCGCGATGAGCGCGAGGAACGAGATGAGCATCGCGCCGACGTTGAGCGCGAGCATGAGTCCTTCCGAAGTACCACGTCCCGCGGCGTCGATGATGTTGACGTCGGTGCGCTCGTGCTCCAGTGTCACCGTCCCCATCGTCTCGGGCACCTGCGTTTCAGGCACGAACATCTTGGCCATCATGAGCGTGCCCGGCGCGGTCATGATGACGGCGGTCAGGAGATGCTGCGCCTCGATGCCGAAAAGCACGTAGGCCGCCATGATGCCGCCGGAGATGTGCGCCATTCCCGACGTCATCACCGTCATCAGTTCGGACTGCGTCATCCTCGCGAGATAGGGTTTGATGGTGAGCGGGGCTTCCGTCTGGCCCATGAAGATGCTGGCCGCGACGTTGAGCGTCTCGGCGCCGCTCGCCTTCATCACCCAGCGCATGCCGACGGCGAAGACGCGCACCACCAACTGCATCACGCCCAGGTAGTAGAGGATCGCGAAGAGCGATGCGATGAAGATGATCGTCGGCAGCACCTGGAAGGCGAAGAGCACCGAGTAGCGCGCACCTTCCTCGCCGAGCGCCGCCGTCATGATGCGCGGCCAGACCGTCTTGTCGCCGAGCGGACCGAAGACGAACGCCGCTCCCACGGCACCGAAGTCGAGCAGCCAGTTGATCCCGCGTCCGGCCGCCGCGAACGCCTCTCGACCGGGCGTCGTCCGGAGCACCACGAGCGCGATGACCACCTGCAGGCCGAGGCCCCACGCCACGGTCTTGCGGTCGATGGCCGACCTGTCGCTCGACCACGCGAACGCGATCGCCAGCAGCACGAGCAGTCCGACGAGCGATTGCACCTTGGGTGCGTGCGCGACGGCCGCGACAGCCGCCAGCACCGCGGCCGCACCAAGCATGCCGGCCAGGATCAGCGCGTCTCCCCGACGCCACGGCACGCGAGCGGGCGCCTCCACATGAGGATGAGTCACGCGCGGAAGTATAAAGCGCGTCGGCAACCGGCAATCGGCACGCCGGCAACCGGGCGGCGCGCTCAGTAGGTAAGGCCGGCTCTCCGAGCCCGGCCGACACGAGCGTCGCGGCTTGGAACCTATCGGGCTCGCGTGCACACTAACGCGATATGTCCCATTCCCATCGTCCCGGCCTCGCGGTCCTGCTCGCGGTTGCGCTCGGCATTCCTCTGCTCGCGCAGGAACCGGCTCCGTCCGCGCGGCTTCCCGTGAAGCGCGTCGTGCTCTACAAGAGCGGCGTCGGGTACTTCGAGCATGTCGGCCGCATCAGCGGCAGCGACACCGTCACCGTCGATCTCACCAGCGGCCAACTGGACGATGTGCTCAAGTCGCTGACGACCGTGGATCTGGGCGACGGGCGTGTGACGGGGATCACGTTCAACTCGGTGGCACCCCTCGAGCAGCGTCTGCGCACGCTGGGCCTGCCGCTCGGGACCGACACGTCGCTGCCGCAACTGCTCCAGGCGCTGCGAGGCTCGCGCGTCGAGGTGCAGGGTGCGGGCGCCGCCATCACCGGCCGCGTCCTCAGTGTGCAGGAGCGCGACAGGCAGGCCGGCGACGTCACCGAGCGCATCACCGACCTCACGCTGGTCACTGACGGCGGCATCGTGCGCACCGTCGTCGTGACGCCATCGGTGGGCATCCGCCTGGCCGAGTCGTCGCTGCGTGGCGAGCTTTCGCAGTATCTCGATCTCGTCGGCTCCACGCGCGCGCAGGACGTGCGCCAGTTGCGCATCGCAACGACGGGGAGCGGTACGCGCGACCTGTTCGTGAGCTACGTGAGCGAAGTCCCCGTCTGGAAATCGACGTATCGCCTCGTCCTGCCGTCGACGGGATCGCGCGCGCCATTCCTCCAGGGCTGGGCCATCGTCGACAACACGCTCGGCGAAGACTGGACCGACGTGCAGCTCTCGCTCGTGGCGGGCGCGCCGCAGTCGTTCATCCAGCAGATCTCGCAGCCGCTCTACACACGACGTCCCGTGGTGCCGCTGCCGAACACGGCACTCCTCACGCCACAAACGCACGACGCGACGATGAAGACATCCGGGATGGCGGGAGTCAGCGGAGGAGGCGAGGGAAGAGTCCCTGGTGGCGCGCTGGGTGGCGTTGCCGGCGGACTGCCCGCGCCGCCACCCGCCCCTGCCGCGCAGTTCCGGGCCACTCCCAGCGAGGAAGCCGTGCTCGACCGGATGTCGTCCGCACCGGTCGAGGCGCAAGGTGCCGCACTCGGCGACCTCTTCCAGTACACGCTCACGCAGCCGATCACCATCAGGCGCAACCAGTCGGCGCTCGTGCCGATCGTGCAG harbors:
- a CDS encoding Nramp family divalent metal transporter; this encodes MQEVEGGAAPRAGAMTDQQYVDAGCLPPMAVRDMPEPLPLFKILGPSVILAGLGVGSGEYIIWPFITAAVGPAFLWAAVASVTLQYFINMEIERYTLATGETAIAGFVRRWRHWGWIFCFFTLLPNMWPGWATTGVTILTFLMGGGNVGYITVGVMIAIGVALTMSPVVYQTLERAQFFKVGLTLVFLAVAIVSAIDASAWADLPQAVTHIGQLPDSSAIPITLLLSALVFAGAGGVNNLAQSNWIRDKGFGMGAYIPRIVSPITGEDVAAPTTGVMMRTDEANLARFRVWWRRANTEQLVSFWFICIFSIVTFSLLAHSTIPGQQIAEQANLAFIKAEGEVLQRVVAPWFGKFFWVFGAMSLVLVALGTVDYIARIVADILRTVYLQGNEVWSESRLYFYAVWAGVVSGSFILLSGMQQPLVLLMTSACLNGLVMVVYGVLLIRLNLRGLPAPLRIGGIRLVMLVIATAFYGFFGGWLILAQIRAFLG
- a CDS encoding FAD-binding oxidoreductase — its product is MDAATLRARLDAIVSRERVLTRPIDLAAWASDASFYRPVPRAVVLADGIDEIAALFRLSHDLRIPITFRASGTSLSGQAVTAGLLVEVKRHWRRIDVLDEGARVRVQPGVLGGEANLALRRFGRKIGPDPASLQACALGGILANNASGKCCGVAQNAYHTLDSIVFVLPSGVRIDTALPDADAQFRRAAPALAEGVLELKAAIEANPALAARIRTKYRMKNTTGYGLNAFLDHARPVDVFSHLLIGSEGTLAFIAEAVLHTVPDLPYKCTALLLFRSLDAACAAITVLKSAGAKALELMDRASLRAVERQPGVPPELLDLPPTAAGLLVEFQAETPDALADYRAVAEPLAERLDGLMYPAGFTDDPRQIGKLWRVRDGLYPSVGSVRRSGTTVIIEDVAFPIACLGDAVRDLQELFARHGYPEGIIFGHAGDGNLHFVITQSFNDAVAIDQYARFMDDVVELVVGKYDGALKAEHGTGRNMAPFVEAEWGGDALAVMRRLKALADPEGLLNPGVILNADPRAHLTDLKALPSVEDVVDTCVECGFCERVCPSRELTLTPRQRIVVRREMARVDDEGSRDALGEAYEYDGMTTCAADGMCATACPVGIDTGTLVKRLRNRPRAIPVPHDTPAQSGGALARHFGLAESLVKAALTVGHGVQRVLGPRAMPALTRVARRVWGSDVPQWTPAMPLPAPALPRTPRVGAAAVYVPACVGRLFGASPGDADALSLQRALVTVAARAGRPVWIPDDVHGTCCGTAFSSKGLVGGHRQAANDAIERCWTWSEEGRLPIVIDANSCTQGLRGCRPALTETNRERFDRLRVLDSVEFARTDLLPHLVVTAPAASVAVHPTCALVQMGGVEDLVTLAEACADHVVLPDAAACCGFAGDRGFIVPELTASATRHEAEAVRAAACDAHVSANRMCEVALTSATGRPYRSIVHLLEQTTRE
- a CDS encoding dihydroxy-acid dehydratase, which encodes MSGVKRQRRSAAWYSGIDKNTFIHRSWMKNQGHPDHVFDGRPIIGICNTWSELTPCNAHLRDLAEHVKHGVYEAGGFPLEFPVMSLGETQLRPTAMLFRNLASMDVEESIRANPIDGVVLLVGCDKTTPACVMGAASVDLPTIVLSGGPMLNGKFRGQDIGSGTHVWKFSEEMRCGQMSPEDFREAEAGMSRSPGHCMTMGTASTMACLVEALGIALPTNAAIPAVDARRSRLAHLTGNRIVAMVEEDLRLSTILTRNAFENAVRAVNAVGGSTNAVIHLLAIAGRVGIDFSLDDWDRLGRDVSCLVDLMPSGRFLMEDFYYAGGLPTVLRELGDLIHRDAITVTGRTMGELIADAPCYNRDVIRPREEPVVPDSGIAVLKGNLAPDGAIIKPAAASAHLLQHTGRAVVFEDIDDLYARLDDPELDVDADSVLVLKLCGPRGYPGMPEVGNMPLPPKLLRQGVTDMVRISDARMSGTAYGTVVLHVAPEAAIGGPLALVRTGDLIELDVPARRLSLRVDEDELARRRAEWRPPTPSATRGYVKLYLEHVTQADKGADMDFLEGGSGSAVPRHSH
- a CDS encoding NupC/NupG family nucleoside CNT transporter, giving the protein MLGAAAVLAAVAAVAHAPKVQSLVGLLVLLAIAFAWSSDRSAIDRKTVAWGLGLQVVIALVVLRTTPGREAFAAAGRGINWLLDFGAVGAAFVFGPLGDKTVWPRIMTAALGEEGARYSVLFAFQVLPTIIFIASLFAILYYLGVMQLVVRVFAVGMRWVMKASGAETLNVAASIFMGQTEAPLTIKPYLARMTQSELMTVMTSGMAHISGGIMAAYVLFGIEAQHLLTAVIMTAPGTLMMAKMFVPETQVPETMGTVTLEHERTDVNIIDAAGRGTSEGLMLALNVGAMLISFLALIALVNAILGLGGLSLQQIFGWVFAPIAWSMGVPWHDAPVIGNLLGTRMVLNEFVAYSQLGALKATLDPRSFTIATFALCGFANFASIGMQVGGIGALAPSRRSDLARLGFRAMMAGTLANFVTATIAGALL